Below is a genomic region from Rhodococcus sp. WMMA185.
TCCCATCTCTCCTGCCGCCTCGCGCGCTACGGCTGTGCGTTTGGCGCTAGGGTCGAGCGATGGAGACGTTGAGAACCCCTGACCAATGCTTCGCCGACCTTCCCGGTTTCCCATGGAGTCCTCACTATGCGGACACGTCGGACGGCCTGCGGATGGCCTATATCGACGAGGGCCCGAAGGACGGTCCGGTTGTGCTCTTGCTGCACGGAGAACCGAGCTGGTCATATCTGTACCGCCACATGATCCCGGTCCTGGTCGATGCCGGCATGCGCGTGATCGCCCCGGACCTGATCGGGTTCGGTCGCAGCGACAAGCCCACCGAAGTATCCGACTACACCTATGCGCGCCACGTCGAGTGGATGCGGTCGTTCCTGTTCGATGCGCTCGATCTGAATGACATCACCCTGTTCTGCCAGGATTGGGGAGGGTTGATCGGTCTGCGACTGGTCGGTGAGCACCCTGAGCGTTTCGCCCGCGTCTGCGCATCCAATACCGGGCTTCCGGACGGCACCCGGAAGCTCCCTGAGGCATGGCAGATGTTCCGCAACTTCGTCGCGAGCACTCCCGACCTGCCGATCGGCCGTCTGGTGTCCGGCGGGTGCACGGAGCCGCTGACCGAGGAGGAAATCGCCGCGTACGAGGCCCCGTTCCCCGACTCCTCGTACAAGGCCGGTGCCCGAGCGTTCCCCGACCTCATTCCGCAGGACGAGGACAATGTTGCCACTCCGGACAACCGGGCGGCATGGGTCGGACTGGCGAAGTTCGACAAGCCGTTCCTGTGCCTGTTCTCCGACAAGGATCCCATCACCGCCGGGGGCGAACGGGCCCTCATCCACAAGATCGACGGCGCCGCAGGACAACCGCACCAGACCGTCGAGGGCGGCGGTCATTTCGTGCAGGAGGATCGCGGCGACGTTCTCGCGGAGGCGCTGATCGCCTGGATGCAGTAAGCCGCGATACGCCATGAATCTCCCAAACGCCGGTATCGTCGGATGAGAGGCAGCTGATCTGCGAAGACGTCGAGTCGAGAGGGATCGAAGTCCACATATGAACGAGACTGCGGGCCCCACCAAGCTGGAACGGGTGGTCATTCGGTTTGCCGGAGATTCGGGCGACGGCATGCAGTTGACCGGCGACCGATTCACATCTGAAGCGGCGGCATTCGGCAACGACCTCGCTACCGCGCCCAACTTCCCCGCGGAGATTCGGGCCCCGCGAGGCACGCTCCCCGGTGTCTCGTCGTTCCAGATCCAGATCGCGGACTACGACATCCTGACCGCCGGCGACCGCCCGGACGTACTGGTTGCCATGAATCCGGCAGCCCTGAAGGCGAACGTCGGTGATCTGCCGCGTGGCGGCACGATCATCGTGAACACGGACGAATTCACCAAGAGGAACCTGTCGAAGGTCGGCTATGCTTCGAATCCCCTCGACGACGACTCCCTCGCGGACTTCGTGGTTCATCAGGTGGCGATGGGGACGTTGACGGCCGGGGCGGTGGAACCCGTAGGTCTGAGTCGGAAGGACGGCGACCGGGCGAAGAACATGTTTTCGCTGGGCTTGCTGTCATGGATGTACAACCGCCCCACCGAAGGCATCGAGCAGTTCCTACGGTCGAAGTTCGCCGCGACACCGCAGATAGCCGAGGGCAATCTTCTTGCGTTCAGGGCGGGGTGGAACTACGGGGAGACGACCGAGAGTCTCGCGACCACGTACGAGGTGTCGGCCGCAAAGCTGCCGCCGGGCACCTACCGCCAGGTCACGGGCAATACGGCCCTGGCATACGGGGTGGTGGCTGCGGGCCAACTGGCCTCGCAGGACGTCTTTCTCGGTACGTATCCGATCACCCCCGCATCGGACATCCTGCACGAACTGAGCAAGCATCGGAATCTCGGCGTCACCACCTTCCAGGCGGAGGACGAGATCGCAGGAATCGGTGCAGCGTTGGGAGCGTCAATCGGCGGCGCCCTCGGCGTGACAAGTACGTCCGGTCCGGGGCTGGCCCTCCAGACCGAATCGATCGGACTGGCCGTAATGACGGAGATCCCGTTGCTGGTGATCGACGTCCAGCGCGGAGGGCCGTCGACCGGGCTCCCGACGAAGACCGAACAGTCAGACCTGCTGCAGGCAATGTACGGACGCAACGGTGAATCGCCGGTCGCGGTGATTGCACCCCGATCACCGGCAGACTGTTTCGACGCCGCAGTCGAGGCCGCACGGATTGCCATCACCTACCGCACGCCCGTGCTGTTGCTGTCGGACGGCGCGATCGCGAACGGCAGTGAACCGTGGGCGATTCCGAAGGTGTCCGAGTTGGATCGGATCGATCCGGGGTTTGAGGTGGAGTCCTCGGCGGGGGAGGGGTTCGCCCCGTATGCCCGTGACCGGGACACACTCGCGCGTTCGATGGCGATACCGGGAACACCCGGGCTCGAGCACCGGATAGGCGGTCTCGAGAAGTCGGACGGCAGCGGGGACATCTCCTACGACCCTGCCAATCATGACCTCATGGTGCGGTTGCGCCAGGCGAAGATCAAGGGAATCACCGTTCCCGATGTGGTTGTCGACGACCCTTCAGGAGAGGCAGACCTCTTGCTCGTCGGGTGGGGCAGTTCGTACGGGCCGATCGGCGAGGCGTGCCGGCGAGCCCGCCGCGAGGGCAAGAAGGTTGCCCACGTGCAGGTGCGCAATCTCAACCCTCTCCCCTCGAATCTCGGTGACGTGCTTCGGAATTACGGAACCGTTGTTGCGCCGGAGATGAACTTGGGTCAGCTCGCGACCATTCTCCGCTCGAAGTACCTGGTGGATGTGCAATCGGTGACGAAGGTGCAGGGCCTGGCCTTCCTCTCCGACGAACTGCACGAGGTGATCGCCGCAGCTTTGGCGGGCACCCTGAGCTGCAGCGAGCTCGCGAAGACTTCCGAAGCGCTTGCCTCGGCAACCTACCGAACGACCGCACCAGAGCAGGGGGAATAAGCGTGACACGCATGATCGGTAGGGTCGGCAAGGATCTGGGGCTGAGTGCCAGTGCGAGGGTGCCCAAGGCCCACGAACCTCAGAAAGCAAAGGATTTCGCCACGGAGCAGGAAGTCCGCTGGTGTCCGGGGTGTGGCGACTACGTCATCCTCGCAACAATCCGAAGCTTTCTGCCGGAGTTGGGACTTCGCCGCGAAAACATGATGTTCGTTTCCGGCATCGGATGTTCGAGCAGATTCCCGTACTACCTCGACACTTACGGTCTGCACTCGATTCACGGTCGCG
It encodes:
- a CDS encoding haloalkane dehalogenase, coding for METLRTPDQCFADLPGFPWSPHYADTSDGLRMAYIDEGPKDGPVVLLLHGEPSWSYLYRHMIPVLVDAGMRVIAPDLIGFGRSDKPTEVSDYTYARHVEWMRSFLFDALDLNDITLFCQDWGGLIGLRLVGEHPERFARVCASNTGLPDGTRKLPEAWQMFRNFVASTPDLPIGRLVSGGCTEPLTEEEIAAYEAPFPDSSYKAGARAFPDLIPQDEDNVATPDNRAAWVGLAKFDKPFLCLFSDKDPITAGGERALIHKIDGAAGQPHQTVEGGGHFVQEDRGDVLAEALIAWMQ
- a CDS encoding 2-oxoacid:acceptor oxidoreductase subunit alpha codes for the protein MNETAGPTKLERVVIRFAGDSGDGMQLTGDRFTSEAAAFGNDLATAPNFPAEIRAPRGTLPGVSSFQIQIADYDILTAGDRPDVLVAMNPAALKANVGDLPRGGTIIVNTDEFTKRNLSKVGYASNPLDDDSLADFVVHQVAMGTLTAGAVEPVGLSRKDGDRAKNMFSLGLLSWMYNRPTEGIEQFLRSKFAATPQIAEGNLLAFRAGWNYGETTESLATTYEVSAAKLPPGTYRQVTGNTALAYGVVAAGQLASQDVFLGTYPITPASDILHELSKHRNLGVTTFQAEDEIAGIGAALGASIGGALGVTSTSGPGLALQTESIGLAVMTEIPLLVIDVQRGGPSTGLPTKTEQSDLLQAMYGRNGESPVAVIAPRSPADCFDAAVEAARIAITYRTPVLLLSDGAIANGSEPWAIPKVSELDRIDPGFEVESSAGEGFAPYARDRDTLARSMAIPGTPGLEHRIGGLEKSDGSGDISYDPANHDLMVRLRQAKIKGITVPDVVVDDPSGEADLLLVGWGSSYGPIGEACRRARREGKKVAHVQVRNLNPLPSNLGDVLRNYGTVVAPEMNLGQLATILRSKYLVDVQSVTKVQGLAFLSDELHEVIAAALAGTLSCSELAKTSEALASATYRTTAPEQGE